In the genome of Bradyrhizobium sp. CIAT3101, one region contains:
- a CDS encoding hemolysin family protein: MPDSEPTHDNPRNTANLPAVVAPGEVLRPTADGWLLRAIRTLFGWKAGSVRDDLQVVLDATTPDDTGFSAVERTMLRNILGLHERRIADVMVHRADIIAVKRDIPLGELMDRFESAGHSRLVVYNETLDDPVGIVHIRDLLAFMTVRARVSEATKTKRKKPLPAGLDLRAVDLALPLHDARIIRKLLYVPPSMRAIDLLAQMQATRVHLALVVDEYGGSDGLVSLEDIVEQIVGEIDDEHDSDEPPSIVRLPDNAFIADARASLDDVRTVIGEDFVTGEAGEEVETLGGYLVSFVGRLPVRGEVISGPGHYEVEVLDADPRRVKRLRISTRKERPAPRTQRESRRREAAPESGQPPASDTPTPPPADGTGPQ, encoded by the coding sequence ATGCCGGATTCAGAGCCTACTCACGACAATCCGCGCAACACGGCCAATCTGCCGGCCGTGGTCGCGCCCGGCGAAGTGCTGCGTCCGACGGCGGACGGCTGGCTGCTGCGCGCCATCCGCACGCTGTTCGGCTGGAAGGCGGGATCGGTGCGCGACGATCTCCAGGTCGTGCTCGATGCGACCACGCCCGACGACACCGGCTTCTCCGCGGTCGAGCGCACCATGCTGCGCAACATCCTCGGCCTGCACGAGCGCCGCATCGCCGACGTCATGGTGCATCGTGCCGACATCATCGCGGTGAAGCGCGACATCCCGCTCGGCGAATTGATGGACCGCTTCGAGAGCGCCGGCCACTCGCGCCTCGTGGTCTACAACGAGACGCTCGACGACCCCGTCGGCATCGTCCACATCCGCGACCTGCTCGCCTTCATGACCGTGCGTGCGCGCGTGTCGGAGGCCACCAAGACCAAGCGCAAGAAGCCGCTGCCGGCCGGGCTCGATTTGCGCGCCGTCGATCTCGCATTGCCGCTGCACGACGCGCGCATCATCCGCAAACTGCTCTATGTGCCGCCGTCGATGCGGGCGATCGACCTGCTCGCGCAGATGCAGGCGACGCGCGTTCACCTGGCGCTGGTCGTCGACGAATATGGCGGCAGCGACGGGCTGGTGTCGCTCGAGGATATCGTCGAGCAGATCGTCGGCGAAATCGACGACGAGCATGACAGCGACGAGCCGCCGTCGATCGTGCGGCTGCCCGACAACGCCTTCATCGCCGATGCCCGCGCCAGCCTCGACGACGTGCGCACCGTGATCGGCGAGGACTTCGTCACCGGCGAGGCCGGCGAGGAAGTCGAGACGCTCGGCGGCTACCTCGTCAGCTTCGTCGGGCGCCTGCCGGTGCGCGGCGAGGTGATCTCGGGCCCGGGCCATTACGAGGTCGAGGTGCTCGATGCCGATCCGCGCCGCGTCAAGCGGCTGCGCATCTCGACGCGGAAGGAACGCCCCGCGCCCCGCACCCAGCGCGAGAGCCGCCGCCGCGAGGCCGCGCCCGAGAGCGGCCAGCCGCCGGCCAGCGACACGCCGACCCCGCCGCCAGCCGACGGGACCGGCCCGCAGTGA